One genomic window of Cannabis sativa cultivar Pink pepper isolate KNU-18-1 chromosome 2, ASM2916894v1, whole genome shotgun sequence includes the following:
- the LOC115718761 gene encoding phosphatidylinositol:ceramide inositolphosphotransferase 3, which yields MIMPLYVAREAPKLWRKICSETSVEVSLLSENWKFLLGGIFVQYLHGLAAHGVHYLHRPGPTLQDAGFFLLPELGPERAYMSETLFSVIFFSFVLWTFNPFFFQSKRIYTVLIWCRVLAYLAVSQILRIMTFYSTQLPGPNYHCREGSELARLPPPKSAIKVLLINFPNGAIYGCGDLIFSSHMIFTLVFVHTYQKFGTKRWIKQFAWALAVIQSLLIIASRKHYTVDVVVAWYVVNLVAFFVDNKLPELPDRSIGSTTPQLLPLSTRDKDSRNKEEHQRFINGNSADTTD from the exons ATGATAATGCCGCTTTACGTCGCTCGTGAGGCTCCTAAg CTATGGAGGAAAATTTGCTCAGAGACATCTGTAGAGGTTTCGCTTCTTTCCGAGAATTGGAAGTTCCTTCTCGGTGGAATTTTTGTTCAG TATTTACATGGCTTGGCTGCTCATGGAGTTCATTATCTGCATCGCCCGGGACCAACACTTCAGGATGCCGGGTTCTTTCTTCTTCCG GAGCTTGGTCCAGAGAGAGCTTATATGAGTGAGACTCTCTTCTCTGTCATCTTTTTTTCCTTTGTATTG TGGACTTTTAATCCGTTCTTTTTCCAAAGTAAAAGAATATATACAGTCCTCATTTGGTGCAGGGTTCTAGCTTACTTAGCT GTTTCTCAAATTCTTCGGATCATGACATTCTATTCCACTCAACTTCCCGGTCCAAACTATCATTGTAGAGAG GGTTCAGAACTGGCAAGGCTTCCCCCTCCAAAGAGTGCAATTAAAGTGCTTCTAATCAACT TTCCTAATGGAGCTATATATGGCTGTGGTGATTTGATATTTTCATCACACATGATCTTTACTTTGGTATTTGTACACACATATCAAAAGTTTGGAACAAAGAG ATGGATTAAACAGTTTGCTTGGGCACTTGCTGTGATTCAGAGCCTTCTAATTATTGCATCTCGCAAGCACTACACTGTTGACGTTGTTGTTGCTTG GTACGTGGTAAACCTGGTAGCATTTTTTGTTGACAACAAATTGCCAG AGCTGCCCGACCGATCCATTGGTTCTACCACTCCACAACTATTACCATTGAGCACAAGAGATAAGGATTCCAGGAACAAAGAAGAGCATCAGAGATTCATAAATGGAAATTCAGCCGATACTACAGACTGA
- the LOC115718760 gene encoding uncharacterized protein LOC115718760 isoform X2 — protein sequence MEYVESMKALEQLSKPRRSSGKEQSLGTSGNVLPRKSQTMKLEDKLNLEKSSCSYADLHHEITKNVRDPQKKQIDGKNIDDDELVKYMSKLPSYLQRGKTVQEKALNVGVLDWGLLERWQNGHKQMPYRNSRYSPSSSNTSSSFSTDGSPTYSTRGHSCSPSRQRTSRPSLQAHPMEGPSQVKSRGASVGTFEPVETAHSGTVTISEKFIVPTPALCKKHLDTKLEQSKKGELKLKREIDPVSRNVNNDNNSDMESQTRKTQGVECLNNEKIQKPNSKNFENTPKGCKTIVLILPKSLPENSHSGEPPNSNSTVFAGPKLEGCKKASLAEVNSDIPQLGPLPSGNGIKESQVEYLSTSDSGAVKMSCSSGSSYSTLVSPKVGLNPPRSSNLTAKRSVVVPTCSTSVEHAKASEKSSNKVRAEKVRSTSPFYRFTITGKMSKSSSLKDDLNASDQGSTNVSTKSVTRNSLSSADNDSTSGKCNATSRKSSPLRRFLDPLLKPKAENCHQSVEPLKRGSVPTDRPCKSADGRHVSMALRPGKVKLDMAGCKTVNVNELAQGKKPGPTVHALLRVAVKNGLPLFTFAVDKESNILAATVKKLNATKNDGCSFIYTFLTIQDMKKKNGSWIGQGSKGKSHDYTSNVVAQMKVSDSRFSNLSTQNKFKIREFVLFSVDLKQSDNQSSDFQPNNELAAIVVKIAKKANNPISVKEGPGSQDFVSTTVILPSAIHSLPSKGGPSSLVERWSSGGSCDCGGWDMGCKLRILANQNKVHKKLSVSKGCPVTERLELFPQERGQENQLFFSLSPFKEGAYSVEFNSSLSILQAFSICVAALESRKLCERLDPSNSSEEKTCGEPILVENAGTSAGSVIEAEVPSYIYPPLSPVGRV from the exons ATGGAGTATGTGGAGTCCATGAAAGCCCTGGAGCAGCTTTCAAAACCCAGAAGGAGTTCGGGAAAGGAACAATCCTTAGGAACTTCAGGGAATGTCCTTCCTAGGAAGAGCCAAACTATGAAGCTAGAAGACAAGTTAAACTTAGAAAAGTCTAGTTGCTCATATGCTGATCTCCATCACGAAATTACAAAGAATGTAAGAGACCCTCAAAAGAAGCAGATAGATGGGAAAAATATTGATGACGACGAGCTTGTTAAATACATGTCGAAATTGCCAAGTTATCTGCAAAGAGGAAAAACTGTACAGGAGAAAGCTTTAAATGTGGGGGTTCTTGACTGGGGTCTTCTAGAAAGATGGCAAAACGGCCATAAACAGATGCCATACAGAAATAGCAGATATTCGCCATCCAGTAGTAACACATCCTCCTCTTTTTCTACAGATGGATCTCCTACCTATTCTACTAGGGGTCACAGTTGCTCTCCTTCTCGCCAAAGAACTAGCCGGCCTTCCCTACAAGCTCATCCGATGGAAGGGCCATCCCAAGTTAAATCCCGCGGAGCAAGTGTTGGAACATTTGAACCTGTGGAGACTGCACACAGTGGTACCGTGACGATAAGTGAAAAATTCATTGTCCCAACTCCAGCTCTCTGCAAAAAGCATCTAGATACCAAGCTGGAGCAAAGCAAAAAGGGTGAGTTAAAGCTAAAGAGGGAGATAGATCCAGTAAGCAGAAATGTGAACAATGATAACAACTCTGACATGGAATCACAGACAAGAAAGACTCAAGGTGTTGAGTGTTTAAACAATGAGAAGATTCAAAAACCAAATTCaaagaattttgaaaataccCCTAAAGGATGTAAAACAATTGTTCTCATTCTGCCTAAAAGTCTCCCAGAAAACAGTCACTCTGGAGAACCGCCAAATTCTAATTCCACAGTTTTTGCTGGACCAAAATTAGAAGGATGTAAGAAGGCATCCCTGGCAGAGGTAAATTCTGATATTCCACAATTGGGCCCACTTCCTTCGGGAAATGGCATTAAAGAGTCTCAGGTAGAATATTTGAGTACTTCAGATTCAGGTGCAGTGAAAATGAGCTGTTCATCTGGCTCATCTTACTCCACATTAGTGTCACCTAAAGTGGGATTGAATCCGCCCAGAAGCAGTAATTTGACAGCCAAAAGATCAGTTGTAGTACCCACATGTTCAACTTCAGTTGAGCATGCCAAAGCATCAGAAAAGAGCTCAAACAAAGTAAGGGCCGAAAAAGTTCGGAGCACTTCACCATTTTATCGTTTTACCATTACAGGTAAGATGAGTAAAAGTTCCAGTTTGAAAGACGATTTAAATGCAAGTGACCAGGGCTCAACAAATGTTTCTACAAAATCTGTGACCCGAAATTCTCTGTCATCTGCTGATAATGATTCAACCAGTGGAAAGTGTAATGCAACTAGCCGGAAGTCAAGTCCTCTGAGGCGGTTTCTTGACCCTCTGCTGAAGCCAAAGGCAGAAAACTGCCATCAATCTGTGGAACCATTAAAGAGGGGTTCGGTACCAACAGACAGGCCTTGCAAATCAGCTGATGGGCGGCATGTTTCGATGGCTTTGCGGCCAGGGAAAGTAAAGTTGGACATGGCTGGTTGTAAGACAGTTAATGTCAATGAATTAGCTCAGGGCAAGAAGCCTGGACCAACAGTTCATGCTCTTTTGCGTGTTGCAGTTAAGAATGGTCTGCCTCTTTTCACATTTGCAGTTGATAAGGAGAGCAACATCCTTGCAGCCACAGTAAAGAAGTTAAATGCGACAAAAAATGATGGATGCAGCTTCATCTATACATTCCTCACCATTCAAgacatgaagaaaaaaaatggaagTTGGATTGGTCAAGGTAGTAAAGGCAAAAGTCATGATTACACCTCTAATGTTGTGGCCCAAATGAAGGTTTCTGACTCTAGGTTTTCCAATTTGAGTACACAGAATAAATTCAAGATAAGGGAGTTTGTATTGTTCTCTGTGGATTTGAAACAGTCAGATAATCAGAGCTCAGACTTCCAGCCAAATAATGAACTTGCAGCTATAGTTGTCAAAATTGCCAAAAAGGCCAATAATCCAATCTCCGTGAAAGAAGGGCCTGG TAGTCAAGACTTTGTCAGCACAACAGTCATACTTCCAAGCGCTATTCACAGTCTACCAAGTAAAGGAGGACCGTCGTCGTTAGTTGAACGTTGGAGTTCAGGTGGATCATGTGACTGTGGGGGTTGGGATATGGGTTGCAAACTTAGGATCCTTGCAAACCAGAATAAAGTGCATAAGAAATTAAGTGTATCTAAAGGTTGCCCTGTCACAGAAAGATTAGAGCTTTTCCCGCAG GAACGAGGGCAAGAAAACCAGCTGTTTTTCAGTTTGTCTCCATTCAAAGAAGGGGCCTATTCAGTTGAGTTCAATTCTTCACTATCAATTTTACAAGCGTTCTCCATTTGTGTAGCAGCCTTAGAGAGTAGGAAACTATGTGAGCGTTTAGATCCAAGTAACTCGAGTGAAGAAAAAACATGCGGGGAACCCATATTAGTGGAAAATGCTGGAACAAGTGCTGGCAGCGTAATTGAAGCAGAGGTTCCAAGTTACATATATCCACCACTTTCTCCAGTTGGTCGCGTCTAG
- the LOC115718760 gene encoding uncharacterized protein LOC115718760 isoform X1 — protein MEYVESMKALEQLSKPRRSSGKEQSLGTSGNVLPRKSQTMKLEDKLNLEKSSCSYADLHHEITKNVRDPQKKQIDGKNIDDDELVKYMSKLPSYLQRGKTVQEKALNVGVLDWGLLERWQNGHKQMPYRNSRYSPSSSNTSSSFSTDGSPTYSTRGHSCSPSRQRTSRPSLQAHPMEGPSQVKSRGASVGTFEPVETAHSGTVTISEKFIVPTPALCKKHLDTKLEQSKKGELKLKREIDPVSRNVNNDNNSDMESQTRKTQGVECLNNEKIQKPNSKNFENTPKGCKTIVLILPKSLPENSHSGEPPNSNSTVFAGPKLEGCKKASLAEVNSDIPQLGPLPSGNGIKESQVEYLSTSDSGAVKMSCSSGSSYSTLVSPKVGLNPPRSSNLTAKRSVVVPTCSTSVEHAKASEKSSNKVRAEKVRSTSPFYRFTITGKMSKSSSLKDDLNASDQGSTNVSTKSVTRNSLSSADNDSTSGKCNATSRKSSPLRRFLDPLLKPKAENCHQSVEPLKRGSVPTDRPCKSADGRHVSMALRPGKVKLDMAGCKTVNVNELAQGKKPGPTVHALLRVAVKNGLPLFTFAVDKESNILAATVKKLNATKNDGCSFIYTFLTIQDMKKKNGSWIGQGSKGKSHDYTSNVVAQMKVSDSRFSNLSTQNKFKIREFVLFSVDLKQSDNQSSDFQPNNELAAIVVKIAKKANNPISVKEGPGYASQSDLESLLEHRSHSNSLDDVHCHSFFSSQDFVSTTVILPSAIHSLPSKGGPSSLVERWSSGGSCDCGGWDMGCKLRILANQNKVHKKLSVSKGCPVTERLELFPQERGQENQLFFSLSPFKEGAYSVEFNSSLSILQAFSICVAALESRKLCERLDPSNSSEEKTCGEPILVENAGTSAGSVIEAEVPSYIYPPLSPVGRV, from the exons ATGGAGTATGTGGAGTCCATGAAAGCCCTGGAGCAGCTTTCAAAACCCAGAAGGAGTTCGGGAAAGGAACAATCCTTAGGAACTTCAGGGAATGTCCTTCCTAGGAAGAGCCAAACTATGAAGCTAGAAGACAAGTTAAACTTAGAAAAGTCTAGTTGCTCATATGCTGATCTCCATCACGAAATTACAAAGAATGTAAGAGACCCTCAAAAGAAGCAGATAGATGGGAAAAATATTGATGACGACGAGCTTGTTAAATACATGTCGAAATTGCCAAGTTATCTGCAAAGAGGAAAAACTGTACAGGAGAAAGCTTTAAATGTGGGGGTTCTTGACTGGGGTCTTCTAGAAAGATGGCAAAACGGCCATAAACAGATGCCATACAGAAATAGCAGATATTCGCCATCCAGTAGTAACACATCCTCCTCTTTTTCTACAGATGGATCTCCTACCTATTCTACTAGGGGTCACAGTTGCTCTCCTTCTCGCCAAAGAACTAGCCGGCCTTCCCTACAAGCTCATCCGATGGAAGGGCCATCCCAAGTTAAATCCCGCGGAGCAAGTGTTGGAACATTTGAACCTGTGGAGACTGCACACAGTGGTACCGTGACGATAAGTGAAAAATTCATTGTCCCAACTCCAGCTCTCTGCAAAAAGCATCTAGATACCAAGCTGGAGCAAAGCAAAAAGGGTGAGTTAAAGCTAAAGAGGGAGATAGATCCAGTAAGCAGAAATGTGAACAATGATAACAACTCTGACATGGAATCACAGACAAGAAAGACTCAAGGTGTTGAGTGTTTAAACAATGAGAAGATTCAAAAACCAAATTCaaagaattttgaaaataccCCTAAAGGATGTAAAACAATTGTTCTCATTCTGCCTAAAAGTCTCCCAGAAAACAGTCACTCTGGAGAACCGCCAAATTCTAATTCCACAGTTTTTGCTGGACCAAAATTAGAAGGATGTAAGAAGGCATCCCTGGCAGAGGTAAATTCTGATATTCCACAATTGGGCCCACTTCCTTCGGGAAATGGCATTAAAGAGTCTCAGGTAGAATATTTGAGTACTTCAGATTCAGGTGCAGTGAAAATGAGCTGTTCATCTGGCTCATCTTACTCCACATTAGTGTCACCTAAAGTGGGATTGAATCCGCCCAGAAGCAGTAATTTGACAGCCAAAAGATCAGTTGTAGTACCCACATGTTCAACTTCAGTTGAGCATGCCAAAGCATCAGAAAAGAGCTCAAACAAAGTAAGGGCCGAAAAAGTTCGGAGCACTTCACCATTTTATCGTTTTACCATTACAGGTAAGATGAGTAAAAGTTCCAGTTTGAAAGACGATTTAAATGCAAGTGACCAGGGCTCAACAAATGTTTCTACAAAATCTGTGACCCGAAATTCTCTGTCATCTGCTGATAATGATTCAACCAGTGGAAAGTGTAATGCAACTAGCCGGAAGTCAAGTCCTCTGAGGCGGTTTCTTGACCCTCTGCTGAAGCCAAAGGCAGAAAACTGCCATCAATCTGTGGAACCATTAAAGAGGGGTTCGGTACCAACAGACAGGCCTTGCAAATCAGCTGATGGGCGGCATGTTTCGATGGCTTTGCGGCCAGGGAAAGTAAAGTTGGACATGGCTGGTTGTAAGACAGTTAATGTCAATGAATTAGCTCAGGGCAAGAAGCCTGGACCAACAGTTCATGCTCTTTTGCGTGTTGCAGTTAAGAATGGTCTGCCTCTTTTCACATTTGCAGTTGATAAGGAGAGCAACATCCTTGCAGCCACAGTAAAGAAGTTAAATGCGACAAAAAATGATGGATGCAGCTTCATCTATACATTCCTCACCATTCAAgacatgaagaaaaaaaatggaagTTGGATTGGTCAAGGTAGTAAAGGCAAAAGTCATGATTACACCTCTAATGTTGTGGCCCAAATGAAGGTTTCTGACTCTAGGTTTTCCAATTTGAGTACACAGAATAAATTCAAGATAAGGGAGTTTGTATTGTTCTCTGTGGATTTGAAACAGTCAGATAATCAGAGCTCAGACTTCCAGCCAAATAATGAACTTGCAGCTATAGTTGTCAAAATTGCCAAAAAGGCCAATAATCCAATCTCCGTGAAAGAAGGGCCTGGGTATGCATCTcagtctgatttggagtctttGTTGGAGCATAGATCTCATTCTAATTCTTTGGATGATGTTCATTGTCATTCTTTCTTCAGTAGTCAAGACTTTGTCAGCACAACAGTCATACTTCCAAGCGCTATTCACAGTCTACCAAGTAAAGGAGGACCGTCGTCGTTAGTTGAACGTTGGAGTTCAGGTGGATCATGTGACTGTGGGGGTTGGGATATGGGTTGCAAACTTAGGATCCTTGCAAACCAGAATAAAGTGCATAAGAAATTAAGTGTATCTAAAGGTTGCCCTGTCACAGAAAGATTAGAGCTTTTCCCGCAG GAACGAGGGCAAGAAAACCAGCTGTTTTTCAGTTTGTCTCCATTCAAAGAAGGGGCCTATTCAGTTGAGTTCAATTCTTCACTATCAATTTTACAAGCGTTCTCCATTTGTGTAGCAGCCTTAGAGAGTAGGAAACTATGTGAGCGTTTAGATCCAAGTAACTCGAGTGAAGAAAAAACATGCGGGGAACCCATATTAGTGGAAAATGCTGGAACAAGTGCTGGCAGCGTAATTGAAGCAGAGGTTCCAAGTTACATATATCCACCACTTTCTCCAGTTGGTCGCGTCTAG